One window from the genome of Caloenas nicobarica isolate bCalNic1 chromosome 21, bCalNic1.hap1, whole genome shotgun sequence encodes:
- the SMIM29 gene encoding small integral membrane protein 29, whose product MSNATAPTAPGAAGDSLVGYVLGPFVLVTLLGAVLAAVMYVQKRRRFDRLRHRLLPMYSYDPAEELQESEQELLVEAEDARVVPGWGDRSPHRPPPGGWTA is encoded by the exons ATGAGTAACGCCACGGCCCCCACGGCCCCGGGCGCGGCGGGAGACTCGCTGGTGGGCTACGTGCTGGGCCCCTTCGTCCTCGTCACCCTGCTGGGTGCCGTCCTGGCCGCG gTGATGTACGTGCAGAAGAGGCGCAG GTTTGACCGGCTGCGGCACCGGCTGCTGCCCATGTACAGCTACGACCCGGCCGAGGAGCTGCAGGAGtcggagcaggagctgctggtggaggCGGAGGACGCGCGG GTGGTGCCCGGCTGGGGGGACCGCTCGCCCCaccgccccccgcccgggggCTGGACGGCCTGA
- the HMGA1 gene encoding high mobility group protein HMG-I/HMG-Y isoform X3, whose translation MSESSAKSSQALASKGEKDVSQKRGRGRPRKKPQEPSEAPTPKRPRGRPKGSKNKATPKVRKATVTPGRKPRGRPKKSQQDEEVNISQESSEEEQ comes from the exons ATGAGCGAATCCAGCGCCAAATCCAGCCAGGCCCTGGCCTCCAAGGGAGAGAAGGACGTGTCGCAGAagaggggccgggggcggccgcggAAGAAGCCGCAG GAGCCCAGCGAGGCCCCGACCCCCAAGAGACCCCGCGGACGGCCGAAGGGCAGTAAGAACAAGGCCACCCCGAAAGTCAGG aaagcCACAGTCACACCAGGGAGAAAACCTCGAGGCCGACCCAAAAAATCG cagcaggacgaGGAGGTGAACATTTCCCAGGAGTCGTCCGAGGAGGAGCAGTGA
- the HMGA1 gene encoding high mobility group protein HMG-I/HMG-Y isoform X2, whose translation MSESSAKSSQALASKGEKDVSQKRGRGRPRKKPQQEPSEAPTPKRPRGRPKGSKNKATPKVRKATVTPGRKPRGRPKKSQDEEVNISQESSEEEQ comes from the exons ATGAGCGAATCCAGCGCCAAATCCAGCCAGGCCCTGGCCTCCAAGGGAGAGAAGGACGTGTCGCAGAagaggggccgggggcggccgcggAAGAAGCCGCAG CAGGAGCCCAGCGAGGCCCCGACCCCCAAGAGACCCCGCGGACGGCCGAAGGGCAGTAAGAACAAGGCCACCCCGAAAGTCAGG aaagcCACAGTCACACCAGGGAGAAAACCTCGAGGCCGACCCAAAAAATCG caggacgaGGAGGTGAACATTTCCCAGGAGTCGTCCGAGGAGGAGCAGTGA
- the HMGA1 gene encoding high mobility group protein HMG-I/HMG-Y isoform X1: MSESSAKSSQALASKGEKDVSQKRGRGRPRKKPQQEPSEAPTPKRPRGRPKGSKNKATPKVRKATVTPGRKPRGRPKKSQQDEEVNISQESSEEEQ, translated from the exons ATGAGCGAATCCAGCGCCAAATCCAGCCAGGCCCTGGCCTCCAAGGGAGAGAAGGACGTGTCGCAGAagaggggccgggggcggccgcggAAGAAGCCGCAG CAGGAGCCCAGCGAGGCCCCGACCCCCAAGAGACCCCGCGGACGGCCGAAGGGCAGTAAGAACAAGGCCACCCCGAAAGTCAGG aaagcCACAGTCACACCAGGGAGAAAACCTCGAGGCCGACCCAAAAAATCG cagcaggacgaGGAGGTGAACATTTCCCAGGAGTCGTCCGAGGAGGAGCAGTGA